The nucleotide sequence GGCGCTCTCTAACTGCAACGCCATCCATATACCGGGTCGCGCGCTACGGCGTGCCGGGCCCTCGTTTCACCGGAGAGACCATGCAGATCACTTTCGCCGCATCAGCCGATTCCAGTACGCCGCGGCTCGTCGCCCGGATCGTCGACCAGGAGGCGCTGCCCGCCGACCTGTCGCGCAGCGACAGCGAGGGCGCCGCGGCAGCGCGCTTCACCGGCAAGACGGGGCAGCTGTTCGAAAGCTTCGCCGAGCGCGACGGACGCGTCGTGCGCCAGGTCCTCGTCGGCGCCGGCAAAGCCGATGCCGAAGGACGCCGCGCGGCGCTCGAGAAGGCCGGCGCCGCGCTCGCCTCGCGCTACATGGCGAGCGGCGAAAAGGCGCTCGCCCTCGACGTCTCGGGGGGCAATCTCGATGCCGCCGAAGTCGCCGCCGTGCTGACCGGCCTGCGCCTGCGCACCTGGCGTTACGACCGTTACCGCACCAAGCTCAAGGACGAGCAGAAGGTGACCCTTGCCGAAGCGGTCGTGATCGCTGCGCCCGAGGGTACGCCAGCGGCCTGGGAGGTCGAACAGGCCGTGGCGGCCGGGGTCGAGCTGACCCGCGAGCTGGTCGCCGAGCCGGCCAACGTGATTTACCCCGAAAGCTTCGTCGAACGCGTCAGCGAGCGGCTGGAGGGCACCGGAGCGGAAATCGTCGTGCTCGACGAAAAGCAGATGCGCGAACTCGGCATGGGGGCGCTGCTCGGCGTCTCGCAGGGCTCGGCGCGCGATGCGCGGCTGCTGTGCATCAAGTGGATGGGCGGCGAAAGCAGTGCGGCGCCGACCGTGTTCGTCGGGAAGGGCGTGACTTTCGACACCGGCGGCATCTCGCTCAAGCCGCCGGCGGGCATGGAAGACATGAAGTGGGACATGGGCGGCGCCGGCGCTGTCGCCGGGGCCATGCTCGCGCTCGCCGGCCGCAAGGCCAAGGCCAACGTCATCGGCGTCTGCGGGCTCGTCGAAAACATGCCTGACGGCAACGCCATGCGCCCGGGCGATATCGTCACCACCATGAGCGGCCAGACCGTCGAGGTCATCAACACCGATGCCGAGGGCCGTCTGGTGCTATGCGACGCGCTGTGGTGGGCGCAGAAGGAGTTCAAGCCGGCCGCGATCGTCGACCTCGCCACGCTGACGGGTGCGATGGTGGTTGCGCTGGGGCACGAGAACGCCGGCATGTTCTCCAACGACGACAAGCTGGCCGACAATCTGATCAAGGCCGGCAAGGAAAGCGGCGACAAGCTGTGGCGCTTCCCCCTCTCGGCCGAATACGACAAGCTGCTCGACAGCCCGATCGCCGACATGAAGAACGTCGGCCCGCGCTACGCCGGCTCGATCACCGCGGCGCAATACCTGCAGCGCTTTATCGTCGAGGGAACGGCGTGGGCACACCTCGACATCGCGGGTATGGCCTGGGCCGACAAGGCAGGCGCGACGTGGGGCAAGGGCGCCACCGGCTTCGGCGTGCGCCTGATCGACCGCTACGTGCGCGACGTGCTGGAAGGCTAGTTGGCGTTCCCGGCCTCAAGTGGCGGAATGGCGGGGCGAAGATAGTGCAGCTCGATTTCTGGCAGCGATCTTCCGGCTCGATCGAGCGCGTCGTGGCAATGATTGCCGAACGCGCGCGCAAGACCGGGGGCCGGTTGCTCGTCGTCGATGCCGATGCCGAGCGGCGCCAAGCGACGAGCCGGGCCTTGTGGGAATACAATCCCGAGGCGTTCCTTGCCAACGGCGAGGCGGGCGAGCCGCATGCGGAGCGCCAGCCGGTCTTGCTTTCGGCCGAATGCGAGGCGGCGAACGGGGCGCGCCTTGCGGTCATCGCCGACGGGCTGTGGCGCGAGCCGGGGCTGGGTTTCGAACGGACCATCTTCCTGTTCGACGACGCCACGCTGGAGCCGGCCCGTGCAGTCTGGCGCAGGCTCGGGGAGCAGGAAGGCGTCGAGCGCCGCTATTTCGCGCAAGAAGAGGGCAAATGGGTCCAGAAGGCGTAAGGCTTGCGCCTCATGCAACCTGAGGCTAGGGGCGCGCGCGAATTCTCCCAACATCCGAACCTGAGGAAATCTCCATGGCGGTCACCCGCACATTCTCGATCATCAAGCCCGACGCCACGCGCCGCAACCTGACCGGCGCAGTCACCAAGATGCTGGAAGACGCCGGACTGCGGGTCGTCGCATCGAAGCGAATCCACATGAGCCGCGAACAGGCCGAGGGCTTTTACGGCGTCCACCGCGAGCGCCCGTTCTTCGGCGAGCTGGTCGAGTTCATGACCAGCGGCCCGGTCGTCGTCCAGGTGCTCGAAGGCGAGGACGCAGTGAAGCGCAATCGCGACGTGATGGGTGCGACGAACCCGGCCGACGCCGCCGAAGGCACGATCCGCAAGACTTTCGCCGAGAGCATCGAGGCCAACACGGTTCACGGCTCGGACAGCGACGAAAACGCGAAGATCGAAATCGAATTCTTCTTCAAGCCCGACGAAATCGTCGGCTGACGAACTCCATTTGATCGAAGGTTTCTTGGCGGCCGCCCGGGGTGACCCGGCGGCCGCTTTTGCTTGGCATCGCAGGGTCTGAGGGTTTATCCTTGCGGGACAATGGGTTGGCTGACCAGACTGAAGCGACGGCAAAGCCCGAGAGCTCCGCTCGAGGTCGCGAAGGCGAGCATCGAGGCGATCAATACGCGCGCCTGGGACGCTCTCGCTGATCTTTTGGCGGACGATTTCCATTTCAAAGACGGCCACAGTCACAGGGTCGACGGCCCCGAAGCCTATCTGGCCGCAATCCGGAATCTTGTCTCCGAAGTCCCCGATTTCGAATTGAGGATCGATTCATACGACGTCGAGCAGGACGTCGTGATCATGCGCGGGAGCTCTTATGCCGCTCCGCACAGCTTCCGAACCGCGGCAGTATGGCGGCTCGGTGTCGTCGAAGGGCGGATCACCTACCTTCACAACTTCCGCGCCAACAGCAACTTGCGGCTCTATCGCTACGCTCGTGGACGGCCCTGAACGCCACCCACGGGGTGCAAAGCTTTTTGTATTATGGAAATGCCGGTCCGTGGGCTAGCTTCCGGCGATGCCGTTCCGGCAAGCCCTGTACGACGCCCTGTTCGGCAAATCGCCCGGCGAAGTGGCGATGGCTGCAGTCGCTGCCATAAACGAGCGGCGGTGGGACGATTTCCGCAGCCTCGCAGCCGACGATTTCTACTATGTCGACTCCGAAGAAAACCAGCTCGACGGCATCGGCGCGTTCATCGCTGCGATGATGGCGATGTTGCGAGACGCTCCCGACTTCCGGCTCGACGTTCAAGGCTGCGACACGGCCGGCGATACGGTGGTGATGACGGGCCGCACGCTATCGGACAACCGGCGCTTTCACACTGTCTCCGCCTGGCGCCTCGAAATTGGGGCGGCTCGCATCAGGTGCTGGCAGAGCTTCCGCGCGAACGACACGGTGCAGTTGATGTCCTACCTGCCGCAGAACAGCGAGGCGAAGTCGGCGTCCTGATCCCGAGTTGTTACCCCTGCCGGTAGGGAGGAATTCCATGCCAAGATCGTCGGCCATGCTTGTTTCGGCGTCATGCTACGCCGCCTTCCTGGCTGCCTTCCTGTACCTGATCGGCTTCGTCGGAGCGTTCGATCCCCTGCCGACGCATGTGGACAAGGGCTATTACGCCCCGAGTAGCGTTGCGCTGGTCATCGACGTCGTGCTGATCGTCCTCTTCGGAGTGCAGCATTCGGTGATGGCGCGTCGATCCTTCAAGGCGCGGTGGGTGCAGGTGGTGCCTGCGCCGCTCGAGCGTTCGGTCTATTGTCTCGCGTCGGCCCTGGCGCTCGCCGTGCTGTTCGCTGCATGGCATCCCGTGAGCGGACAGCTCTGGTCGATCGGCAACGCGGCCTGGCGCACCGTGATCTGGGCTCTGTTCTTCATCGGTTGGGGTTCCGCGTTCGTCTCGACGCTCTTGATGAACCACTTCCAGCTGTTCGGTCTGGAGCAGACCCGGAGCCATTCCCGCGGCGGTGAAGCGAGCATGCCGATCTTCCGGACTCCGCTGTTTTACCGCTGGGCGCGGCATCCGCTGTACAGCGGATTCCTGCTCGCATTTTGGGCGACGCCCGACATGACCTATAGCCACCTGCTCCTCGCCGGCGGCTTCACGGTCTACATCTTCCTGGCGATCGCCCACGAAGAACGCGATCTCGCCGCCCATTTCGGCGAATCGTAACTCAGCTGCCGGCGCAGGGTCGGGTCGGCGTTTCCGGGCCTGGGCAAGCGGCGTTGACCTAAAACTCGTCCGCCAGGTCGAGCAGGGCAGTCAGACGCTTGGGCGCAACGCTGCGCCACGAACGTTGCAGCCAGTCGGCGATTCCTTCCCAGTCGGTATCGCCGAGGTCGAGCCGGATGCCGATCCAGCCGTCGCCGAAATACGCGGGGCGGTAGTAACGATCCGGGTCGAGGTCGATGAGTTGCGCCTGCTCGTCCGGTCCGTCGATCTTGATCAGCAGCGCGGTCCTCCCGTCGCCGTGATGATCGATGCTGACGTAGGCGAACTTCTTGCCCTTGGCGATGCCGAAGCAGGGCATGCCGTGCGAGCTTGTCTCCTCCGCCTCGGGCAGCGCCAGCGCGCGTTCGCGCACCCTCCGGGTCAGCCAGGCGGGGTCGCGTTCGCGGCTGACGTAGTCGCCGAGGCAGCGCGGGTAGAGCTGGTATTCGGCCATCTGCACGCGCGCTTGCAGCGTTTCGGGGGTGTCGTCGGGCAGGATGCGGACCGGCACCTGGCCGAGCAGCGGGCCGGCATCGAGTTCGGGCACCACGATGTGGACCGAGCAGCCGCCGTGGCTCTCGCCCGCTTCGATCGCCCGCTCGTGAGTGTGCAGGCCCTTGAACTTGGGCAGCAACGAAGGATGGGTGTTGACCATCCGCCCGGCCCACTTGGCGACGAAGCTTGCGGTCAGGACGCGCATGTAACCGGCCAACGCGATGTATTCGGCGTCCGCTCGTTTCAACGCCTCGTGCATGATCACCTCGTGCGCTTCGCGCTCGAGCCCGCCGTGCGGGTGCGCGAAGGTGGGGATATCCTCGGCCGCGGCGATCTTCAGCCCCCGCGCCTCGCGCACGTTGCTGGCGACGAGGACGATTTCGTAAGGGCAGTCCGGCAGTCGGGACTGGAAGAGCAGCGAGGACATCGTCGTGCCGCTGCCCGAGAGCATCACGGCAACGCGCGCCTTGCGGTCCATCTCCAGCTCCCTCGCCGGCGAGAGGCCCGGGAACGGGCCGCCTCGCGAATCGTCTCGTTCCTGCCCGCATGCTGCCCGTTTTCCAACCCTCCCCAGAAGATTGGCCCTTTCTCAGGCGCCTTATCTGGACGATTCTCGCCGGCGCGGCGCTGGTCGTGCTGTGGCGGGCCTCGGACCTCCTGCTGCTCGCGTTCGGTTCGATCCTCGGGGCGGTGATGTTTCGCAGCGCCGCGCACCTGTTCGAGCGTATCGGGATCGCCAACAAGCATCTGGCGCTGGCCCTCGGGACCTTGCTGATCCTCGCCCTGTTTGCGACAGTTGGCTGGTTGCTCGTCGTGCAGTTCGGCAGCGAGCTGTCCGCGATGCTTGGCGACCTGCCCGGAACGCTATCCTCGATCGAGCGCAACCTCGGTTCGAGCGAGGTGGGCGCGGCGATCGTCGAGGCGATCCGGTCGGCCGCAGGGGACGAGGCGATCGCCAGCCGCCTTGGCGACGTCGTGCTGGGCAGCGGCCGGCTGCTGCTCAATTTCCTCATCGTGCTGGTCGGGGCCATGTTCATCGCCGTCGATCCGCGCCCCTATCGCCGCGCCATCGTGCTGCTCACCCCGCCTCCGGGCCGCGCGGCGGTGGAGCACGCGCTCGACCAGGTGATCACGGCCCTCAAGCTCTGGCTCAAGGCCAAGCTCGTCACGATGGCCATCATGACCGTGTTGATTTCCGCCTCGCTGTGGTGGGCGGGGCTCGAGAGCTGGGCCGCGCTCGGCCTGCTCGGCGGTCTTTCGGAGTTCGTGCCCTATGTCGGCCCGGCCGTCGCCATGCTGCCGTCGATCGGTCTTGCGGCCGCCGCCGGGGGCTCGGTGTTCTGGCGTACGGTGGCGGGCTACGTCGTCGCGCGGCTGTTCGAAGCCTACCTGATGACCCCGCTGGTCAACCGACGGGTGGTGCGCATTCCCCCGGCGCTGACGCTGTTCGTGATCCTCGGCGTGGGTGCGGTGTTCGGCATCTACGGCGTGTTTTTCGCCGGAGCGCTGCTGGTGGTCGCCTATGTCGGGATTCGCGAGCTTTACCTGCGCGACACACTGGGCGAGGATATCGAAGGGGTGCCCGCCAAGACACGGCCCCGCGGCCCGCCACTCAGGCGGTGAAGACGGCTTCCCATGGCTCTTCGGCGCCCCAGGTACCCGCCGCGCCGCGTACGGTGCATCCGCGCCCGCCCGCCGAGATTTCCCCGACGTGGACGACCTGTTCGCCGGCTTCCTCGAGTTCGGCAACGAACTCGCCGGCGAGTTCCGGCTGTACGGCCAGGATCATGCCGATACCGCAATTGAAGGTCCGGGCCATCTCTGCGGGTTCGATATTTCCTTGCGCCTGCAGGAAGGCCATCAGCGCCGGCTGTTCCCAATCGTCCGCGTCGACCACGGCGTGGGTGCCTTCGGGCAGCACGCGCGGGATGTTCTCGAGCAGGCCGCCGCCGGTAATATGGGCCAGGGCATCGATCTTGCCGCCGCGCACCACGGGCAGGAGGGATTTCACGTAGATCCGGGTCGGCTCGATCAGCGCATCGAGCAGGGTGCCCGCGCCGCCGAATTCGGCGTTCAGGTCCCAGGCCTTGTCGGCAGCGAGGCGGCGAACCAGCGAGAAGCCGTTGGAGTGCACGCCCGAACTGGCGAGGCCGAGCAGGACATGGCCCGGAGCGACGCGTTCCCCGGTCAGCTGCTCGCCGCGCTCGACGGCGCCGACGCAGAAGCCGGCCAGGTCATAGTCGCCAGGCGCGTACATCCCGGGCATTTCCGCAGTCTCGCCGCCGATCAGCGCGCAGCCGGCCGACGTGCAGCCTTGAGCGATGCCGGCAATGACTCGCTCGGCCACGCCGTTCTCCAGCTTGCCGGTGGCGAAGTAGTCGAGGAAGAAGAGCGGCTCCGCGCCCTGCACGATAAGATCGTTTACGCACATCGCGACGAGGTCGATGCCCACGCCGTCGTGACGATCGTGTTCGATCGCGAGCTTGAGCTTGGTGCCGACCCCGTCGTTACCGGCCACCAACAAGGGATCGTTGTAGCCCGCCGCTTTCGGATCGAAGAACCCGCCAAAGCCGCCAATCTCGCCGTCGGCGCCGGGGCGGCGGGTGGCCTTGACCAGCGGGCCGATCGCCCGGACCAGGGCGTTGCCGGCATCTATCGATACTCCGGCTTTTTCGTAGGTGTAGCGATTGTCGATGCTCATTGCGGGACCGCTTTACCTATTCGGCCTTGGATTTCCACTCGCCATTGGGCAATAGGCGGGCGGTTTCCCCCGATGACTGCGCTCCTCCTTCCCTCCCGCGCGCCGCAGCGCAACCGCCTGTACCTCGTCGCCGGTGCCCTGGCACTGGCGTTGCTGGCCACCGCTGGCGTGCTCTGGGCGCAGGTCGAGGGCGACCGCGGCATCGCCCCCGTGGCGAGCACCGCCGACATCACCGTCGACGGAATCGAGGTCAACGTTACCGGCAAGGATTCCGAGGATGCGCGCCAGAAGGGCTGGCTCGAAGCCCAGCGCAAGGCGTGGGCGCAGCTCAAGGGACCGAAGATCCCCGACCATCAGTTGGAGTCGCTGGTATCGGCCATCGTGATCGATTCCGAAACGCTGGGGCCGCGGCGCTATGTCGCCAGGCTCGGGGTGATCTTCGATCGGAAGCGCGCTGGCGGCTTGCTCGGCGCTGGCAGCGGAGAGGTTTCGCACTCCGCGCCGATGCTGACCTTGCCGGTGCTGATCAGTGGCGGCGCTGCGACGATGTACGAGGTGCGCAATCCCTGGCAGCAGGCCTGGGCCGAGTTCCAAGCCGGGGCCAGCGCGATCGACTACGTGCGCCCGAGCGGCGCGAACGGAGAATCGCTGCTGCTCACCTATGGCCAGGTCAATCGCCGCAGCCGCGCCTGGTGGAACAACATCCTCGACGAGTTCAGCGCCGCAGACATCATCGTGCCCATTGCCCGGCTCGAGCGGCAATGGCCCGGCGGCCCGATCCGCGGAATCTTCACCGCCCGCTTCGGCCCGGACAATACCTTCCTCGGTTCGTTCACGATGACCGCACCCGACGAGCAGGGCCTGCCGGCGATGCTCGGCAAGGCCGTGACGCGCTTCGATGCGATGTTCAGCCAGGCGCTGGCCGACGGCAAGCTGCGGCCCGACCCCACGCTGTCGCGGCAATCGATTCAGGTCAGTCCGGAAATCCAGGCGCTGATCGATGCGGCGCGCGCCGCCGAGCGCGCAGAGGCCAGTCCCGAGGTCGTGCCGACCCCGGTGCCGGCAGAGCCGTTGCCCTCGACCACACCGCCGCCGGGCCAGCCGCAAGTCGTCAACAGCTACGCCGTCCAGTTCGCAACGCCTGATGCGGCGAGCTACGACCAGGCGCTGACGCTGGTGCGCAGCGCACCGGGCGTGCGCGGCGCGGTGATCAGTTCGACGGCGATCGGCGGCGTTTCGGTCATGCGCGTGTCCTACGCCGGGGACATTTCCGATCTCGCCGCGGCGCTGCGTTCGCGCGGGTTCCAGGTGCAATCGGCCGGCAACGCGCTGTCGATCCGGCGCTAGAGTGCGCCGGCAATGTCGCAAATTGCCCTTCCGCTGACCCGCAGGGCCGGCGTCGGCCCGGCGAAGATCGTGCTCGGCGAAGGCAATGCGCACGTTGCCGATGCGCTGCTTCGTCCCGCAGGCTGGCCGTTCGGCACAGCAGTCCTCACCGGCCCGCCGCGCTCGGGCAAGTCGCTGTTCGCGAAGTGGTTCGAGTCCAGTGGCAAGGGCGATGCGCTCGACAATGCACATCAGCTCGACGAGGACGCGGTGTTCCACCGCTGGAACCGGGCGCAAGAGAAGGGCCGCGCGCTGCTGATCGTCGGCGGGGAGCCGCCGTGGAACATCGCGCTGCCCGACTTGCAAAGCCGCCTTGGCGCGGCGCTGCAGCTCGAGATATTCCAGCCTGGCGATGCGCTGGCGACCGAAATGCTGCTTTCGCTGGCGGCGGAGCGCGGGCTGCCCCTCGCACCGGAGGCCGCAGCCTATCTTGTCCCGCGCGCATCGCGTTCCTACCTGACGATCGAGAAGCTGGTCGAGGCGATCGACCGGCTGAGCCTCGAACGCAAAGCGCCGCCTACGCTTGCCGTGTGGCGGGCCGCGCTCGAGGCGGTCGAAGGACCCGACGAGCCGCGCCTGCTCTAACACGCATGTGCCGTGCTTGCCTTGGCCCGGTTTTTGGGGGAGAATCCCGACGTTATGTTCGAACGCCTGATCAGCTATCTCGACTCGGTCAAGGCGCGCGACCCGGCGCCGCGCAGCCGCTGGGAAGTCCTGCTCTATCCGGGCGTCTGGGCGCTCGGCTTCCATCGCCTCGCCCACTGGCTGTTCGAGGCCGAGATGTTTTTCCTCGCCCGGGCGGTGAACCATACGGCCCGCTTCCTGACCGCGATCGACATCCATCCCGGCGCGACGATCGGGAGGAACTTCTTCATCGATCACGGCTTCACCGTCATCGGCGAAACCGCGCATATCGGCGACAACGTCACCATCTACCAGTGCGTGACGTTGGGCGGCACGAACCCCACCAATGGCGAAGCGGGCAAGCGCCATCCGACGCTCGAGGACGACGTGATCATCGGCTCCGGAGCGCAGATCATCGGCCCGATCACCGTCGGCAAGCGGGCACGAGTCGGCGCCAATGCAGTGGTCACCGACGACGTGCCCGAAGGTGCGACGATGATCGGCCTCAAGGCGCGATCGACGCTGGTCCCGGCGGAGACCTGGCTCAAGGAATTCATCCCCTACGGGACGCCGTGCGACGAACCGTGCGAGCCCGATACGCGGCGCATCGACGAACTGGAATCGCGGCTGACCCAGCTGCAGGACGAGCTCGCCAAGTTGCGCACCGACACGCCGCTGCCCGAAAGCGAGGCCGCTCGCGGCACCGCCCGCACGGGGCGCAAGAAGACGGGCAGCTGATGGAGCGGCTTCCCGCTGCCGGGCAGATCCTCGCCTTTCCAGGCCGCCAACCGAACCAGGTCGGTTTCGAGCGTGCGGAACTTGCCCGCATCCTCGATCTCTACGGCCGGATGGTCGCTGCAGGAGAGTGGCGCGACTATGCGATGAATTTCGCCCGCGATTGCGCCAGCTTCGCGGCCTTCCGTCGCACCGCCGACGTACCCCAGATGCGTCTCGAGAAGCGCCCGGCGTTAAGGGCAAAGCAGGGCATGTGGACACTGTTCGGCGAACACGGCCAAGTGCTCAAGCGCGGGCACGAACTGCCCAGCGTGCTCGCCCCGGTCGAGCGGCGGTTGGTGAAGGTTGTAGGCGACTAAAGCGGAGTCTCCGGGCGCCGATATCTCGGCACGAGAGCTGCCACATCTCTCGCAGGAACGCGAAGGAAGAATGCCGGTCCGCTCGGCTCAACGCGTTTGCGTTCGCTGCATCTCTGAACCGCTCAAAAGGCTTGTTGACACTATCAATTTTGCGAGCCTAATTTGTCTTCGGTGCTTCGACAGCGGGCACAGGGGGGAAGATGCTCGAGGTGTTTGCCTGGGAGCCGAGCCGATATTCAGGCGGAGGGCGCGCTCTGCCTCGAAGCGATAACCTGTCCTGCCGGCATTATTCACCAACACCCGAAAGCTTGGGCACGCCCGTCCGGCGGCCAATATTCCTGCGCGGCAGTTTGCGGGTGAAACGAACCAACAACAGTACGGGAGCGGGGAAGGCCGGTCCCTTAGATAATAACAAGCGTGTTTGAGAACCAGGGAGAGGAAGAGGTCATGAGAGGATTCGTTGCCGGGTCTAGGGATTACAACGGCCGCACCGGGCGAGGAGCCGCCGCCTTCAACGGTTTGCACCCTTCGAAATGGCTCGGCGGGCTGTCGGCGCTCGCGCTCGCAGCCGCCTGGGCCGTTCCGGCCGCGGCGCAGAACCAGGACCAGAACCCGCCAGAGGACAAAGGTGAAGAGGCGTCCCCGCCGACCGACGGCAA is from Croceibacterium aestuarii and encodes:
- a CDS encoding leucyl aminopeptidase → MQITFAASADSSTPRLVARIVDQEALPADLSRSDSEGAAAARFTGKTGQLFESFAERDGRVVRQVLVGAGKADAEGRRAALEKAGAALASRYMASGEKALALDVSGGNLDAAEVAAVLTGLRLRTWRYDRYRTKLKDEQKVTLAEAVVIAAPEGTPAAWEVEQAVAAGVELTRELVAEPANVIYPESFVERVSERLEGTGAEIVVLDEKQMRELGMGALLGVSQGSARDARLLCIKWMGGESSAAPTVFVGKGVTFDTGGISLKPPAGMEDMKWDMGGAGAVAGAMLALAGRKAKANVIGVCGLVENMPDGNAMRPGDIVTTMSGQTVEVINTDAEGRLVLCDALWWAQKEFKPAAIVDLATLTGAMVVALGHENAGMFSNDDKLADNLIKAGKESGDKLWRFPLSAEYDKLLDSPIADMKNVGPRYAGSITAAQYLQRFIVEGTAWAHLDIAGMAWADKAGATWGKGATGFGVRLIDRYVRDVLEG
- a CDS encoding DNA polymerase III subunit chi; the encoded protein is MQLDFWQRSSGSIERVVAMIAERARKTGGRLLVVDADAERRQATSRALWEYNPEAFLANGEAGEPHAERQPVLLSAECEAANGARLAVIADGLWREPGLGFERTIFLFDDATLEPARAVWRRLGEQEGVERRYFAQEEGKWVQKA
- the ndk gene encoding nucleoside-diphosphate kinase, whose translation is MAVTRTFSIIKPDATRRNLTGAVTKMLEDAGLRVVASKRIHMSREQAEGFYGVHRERPFFGELVEFMTSGPVVVQVLEGEDAVKRNRDVMGATNPADAAEGTIRKTFAESIEANTVHGSDSDENAKIEIEFFFKPDEIVG
- a CDS encoding nuclear transport factor 2 family protein, giving the protein MGWLTRLKRRQSPRAPLEVAKASIEAINTRAWDALADLLADDFHFKDGHSHRVDGPEAYLAAIRNLVSEVPDFELRIDSYDVEQDVVIMRGSSYAAPHSFRTAAVWRLGVVEGRITYLHNFRANSNLRLYRYARGRP
- a CDS encoding ester cyclase; protein product: MPFRQALYDALFGKSPGEVAMAAVAAINERRWDDFRSLAADDFYYVDSEENQLDGIGAFIAAMMAMLRDAPDFRLDVQGCDTAGDTVVMTGRTLSDNRRFHTVSAWRLEIGAARIRCWQSFRANDTVQLMSYLPQNSEAKSAS
- a CDS encoding methyltransferase family protein, whose protein sequence is MPRSSAMLVSASCYAAFLAAFLYLIGFVGAFDPLPTHVDKGYYAPSSVALVIDVVLIVLFGVQHSVMARRSFKARWVQVVPAPLERSVYCLASALALAVLFAAWHPVSGQLWSIGNAAWRTVIWALFFIGWGSAFVSTLLMNHFQLFGLEQTRSHSRGGEASMPIFRTPLFYRWARHPLYSGFLLAFWATPDMTYSHLLLAGGFTVYIFLAIAHEERDLAAHFGES
- the purN gene encoding phosphoribosylglycinamide formyltransferase — translated: MDRKARVAVMLSGSGTTMSSLLFQSRLPDCPYEIVLVASNVREARGLKIAAAEDIPTFAHPHGGLEREAHEVIMHEALKRADAEYIALAGYMRVLTASFVAKWAGRMVNTHPSLLPKFKGLHTHERAIEAGESHGGCSVHIVVPELDAGPLLGQVPVRILPDDTPETLQARVQMAEYQLYPRCLGDYVSRERDPAWLTRRVRERALALPEAEETSSHGMPCFGIAKGKKFAYVSIDHHGDGRTALLIKIDGPDEQAQLIDLDPDRYYRPAYFGDGWIGIRLDLGDTDWEGIADWLQRSWRSVAPKRLTALLDLADEF
- a CDS encoding AI-2E family transporter; its protein translation is MLPVFQPSPEDWPFLRRLIWTILAGAALVVLWRASDLLLLAFGSILGAVMFRSAAHLFERIGIANKHLALALGTLLILALFATVGWLLVVQFGSELSAMLGDLPGTLSSIERNLGSSEVGAAIVEAIRSAAGDEAIASRLGDVVLGSGRLLLNFLIVLVGAMFIAVDPRPYRRAIVLLTPPPGRAAVEHALDQVITALKLWLKAKLVTMAIMTVLISASLWWAGLESWAALGLLGGLSEFVPYVGPAVAMLPSIGLAAAAGGSVFWRTVAGYVVARLFEAYLMTPLVNRRVVRIPPALTLFVILGVGAVFGIYGVFFAGALLVVAYVGIRELYLRDTLGEDIEGVPAKTRPRGPPLRR
- the purM gene encoding phosphoribosylformylglycinamidine cyclo-ligase, coding for MSIDNRYTYEKAGVSIDAGNALVRAIGPLVKATRRPGADGEIGGFGGFFDPKAAGYNDPLLVAGNDGVGTKLKLAIEHDRHDGVGIDLVAMCVNDLIVQGAEPLFFLDYFATGKLENGVAERVIAGIAQGCTSAGCALIGGETAEMPGMYAPGDYDLAGFCVGAVERGEQLTGERVAPGHVLLGLASSGVHSNGFSLVRRLAADKAWDLNAEFGGAGTLLDALIEPTRIYVKSLLPVVRGGKIDALAHITGGGLLENIPRVLPEGTHAVVDADDWEQPALMAFLQAQGNIEPAEMARTFNCGIGMILAVQPELAGEFVAELEEAGEQVVHVGEISAGGRGCTVRGAAGTWGAEEPWEAVFTA
- a CDS encoding heavy-metal-associated domain-containing protein, whose protein sequence is MTALLLPSRAPQRNRLYLVAGALALALLATAGVLWAQVEGDRGIAPVASTADITVDGIEVNVTGKDSEDARQKGWLEAQRKAWAQLKGPKIPDHQLESLVSAIVIDSETLGPRRYVARLGVIFDRKRAGGLLGAGSGEVSHSAPMLTLPVLISGGAATMYEVRNPWQQAWAEFQAGASAIDYVRPSGANGESLLLTYGQVNRRSRAWWNNILDEFSAADIIVPIARLERQWPGGPIRGIFTARFGPDNTFLGSFTMTAPDEQGLPAMLGKAVTRFDAMFSQALADGKLRPDPTLSRQSIQVSPEIQALIDAARAAERAEASPEVVPTPVPAEPLPSTTPPPGQPQVVNSYAVQFATPDAASYDQALTLVRSAPGVRGAVISSTAIGGVSVMRVSYAGDISDLAAALRSRGFQVQSAGNALSIRR
- a CDS encoding ATPase gives rise to the protein MSQIALPLTRRAGVGPAKIVLGEGNAHVADALLRPAGWPFGTAVLTGPPRSGKSLFAKWFESSGKGDALDNAHQLDEDAVFHRWNRAQEKGRALLIVGGEPPWNIALPDLQSRLGAALQLEIFQPGDALATEMLLSLAAERGLPLAPEAAAYLVPRASRSYLTIEKLVEAIDRLSLERKAPPTLAVWRAALEAVEGPDEPRLL
- the epsC gene encoding serine O-acetyltransferase EpsC is translated as MFERLISYLDSVKARDPAPRSRWEVLLYPGVWALGFHRLAHWLFEAEMFFLARAVNHTARFLTAIDIHPGATIGRNFFIDHGFTVIGETAHIGDNVTIYQCVTLGGTNPTNGEAGKRHPTLEDDVIIGSGAQIIGPITVGKRARVGANAVVTDDVPEGATMIGLKARSTLVPAETWLKEFIPYGTPCDEPCEPDTRRIDELESRLTQLQDELAKLRTDTPLPESEAARGTARTGRKKTGS
- a CDS encoding DUF2794 domain-containing protein, translated to MERLPAAGQILAFPGRQPNQVGFERAELARILDLYGRMVAAGEWRDYAMNFARDCASFAAFRRTADVPQMRLEKRPALRAKQGMWTLFGEHGQVLKRGHELPSVLAPVERRLVKVVGD